A genomic stretch from Burkholderia pyrrocinia includes:
- a CDS encoding SGNH/GDSL hydrolase family protein codes for MGYPLATAALGPLLFAQGRYVRRVTPRLPEAAGPRDGVAGDGPPLRVLVVGDSAAAGVGVATQRDALSGQLASELAATHRVSWKLLARTGLTTRDLVDWLAAEPAEPFDVAVTSLGVNDVTGGVPPARWQAAQAELVRTLAGRFRVGHVILSAVPPMERFPALPQPLAWYLGLRAKRLNAALAGWAAAQPHCTFLRVALPLERHLMAADGFHPGAAACAVWAAQVAAAVRQRAAA; via the coding sequence ATGGGATACCCGCTCGCCACCGCCGCCCTCGGCCCGCTGCTGTTCGCACAGGGGCGCTACGTGCGGCGCGTCACGCCGCGGCTGCCCGAGGCGGCCGGCCCGCGCGACGGCGTGGCCGGCGACGGCCCGCCGCTGCGCGTGCTGGTGGTCGGCGATTCGGCCGCCGCGGGCGTCGGCGTCGCGACGCAGCGCGACGCGCTGTCCGGGCAACTGGCGAGCGAACTGGCGGCCACGCACCGCGTGAGCTGGAAGCTGCTCGCACGCACGGGCCTGACCACCCGGGATCTCGTCGACTGGCTCGCTGCCGAGCCGGCCGAGCCGTTCGACGTGGCCGTGACGTCGCTCGGCGTCAACGACGTGACGGGCGGCGTGCCGCCGGCGCGCTGGCAGGCGGCGCAGGCAGAACTCGTCCGGACGCTCGCCGGGCGCTTCCGGGTCGGGCACGTGATCCTGTCGGCAGTACCGCCGATGGAACGCTTTCCGGCGCTGCCGCAGCCGCTCGCGTGGTATCTCGGGCTGCGCGCGAAACGGCTCAACGCGGCGCTCGCCGGCTGGGCCGCCGCGCAGCCGCATTGCACGTTCCTGCGGGTCGCGCTGCCGCTCGAGCGCCACCTGATGGCCGCGGACGGCTTCCACCCCGGCGCAGCCGCATGCGCCGTGTGGGCCGCACAGGTCGCGGCCGCCGTGCGGCAGCGGGCGGCCGCATGA
- the gcvH gene encoding glycine cleavage system protein GcvH: MSNVPADLKYTDEHEWIRTEADGTLTVGITDHAQSTLGDIVFLELPEVGKSVTAGDAVGVVESVKAASDIYSPVSGEIVEVNGAIVDAPDQVNGDAYASWLFKIKLAAGASTDKLIDAAAYTKLID, from the coding sequence ATGAGCAACGTCCCGGCCGATCTGAAATACACCGACGAACACGAGTGGATCCGCACCGAAGCAGACGGCACGCTGACGGTCGGCATCACCGATCACGCGCAGAGCACGCTCGGCGACATCGTCTTCCTCGAACTGCCCGAAGTCGGCAAGTCGGTGACCGCGGGCGACGCGGTCGGCGTCGTCGAATCGGTGAAGGCTGCATCCGACATCTACTCGCCGGTGTCCGGCGAGATCGTCGAAGTCAATGGCGCGATCGTCGACGCGCCGGATCAGGTCAACGGCGACGCGTACGCGAGCTGGCTCTTCAAGATCAAGCTCGCGGCCGGCGCATCGACCGACAAGCTGATCGACGCTGCCGCCTACACCAAGCTGATCGACTAA
- a CDS encoding c-type cytochrome, translating into MSEAPHESPVKTPGQLVAVIIASFAIPIVLIILFATYANHAFRSGAGTDALSDEQVAARIKPLAQVDVKDANAPRTYKTGEAVYKAVCVTCHGTGAAGAPKFGNKDDWAPRISQGFDTLLKTALAGKGAMPPRGGTSPDDVSDYEIARAIVYMANNDGANFPEPAAPAANAAQPASGAAGASGAADAASAQIAAAQAAMAAIPKAGEQPAAAPASADAATAGKALYTSTCQACHAAGVLGAPKFGSKEDWAPRLKESMDTVYNYALHGKGAMPPKGGSTASDADVKAAVDYMVNASK; encoded by the coding sequence ATGAGCGAAGCACCCCACGAATCTCCCGTCAAAACCCCCGGGCAGTTGGTTGCCGTCATCATCGCGTCGTTCGCGATCCCGATCGTCCTGATCATCCTGTTCGCCACCTATGCGAACCATGCGTTCCGTTCCGGCGCCGGCACGGACGCGCTGTCCGACGAGCAGGTCGCCGCACGTATCAAGCCGCTCGCGCAGGTCGACGTGAAGGACGCCAACGCGCCCCGCACGTACAAGACCGGCGAGGCAGTCTACAAGGCCGTCTGCGTGACCTGCCACGGCACGGGCGCCGCCGGCGCGCCGAAGTTCGGCAACAAGGACGACTGGGCGCCGCGCATCTCGCAAGGCTTCGACACGCTGCTGAAGACGGCCCTCGCTGGCAAGGGCGCGATGCCGCCGCGCGGCGGCACGAGCCCCGACGACGTCAGCGACTATGAAATCGCCCGTGCGATCGTCTACATGGCGAACAACGACGGCGCGAACTTCCCCGAACCGGCCGCGCCGGCCGCCAACGCGGCGCAGCCCGCCAGCGGTGCGGCAGGCGCATCTGGTGCGGCCGACGCCGCGAGCGCGCAGATCGCCGCGGCGCAGGCCGCGATGGCCGCGATCCCGAAGGCCGGCGAACAGCCCGCGGCCGCTCCGGCCAGCGCCGATGCGGCAACCGCCGGCAAGGCGCTGTACACGTCGACCTGCCAGGCCTGCCACGCGGCAGGCGTGCTCGGCGCGCCGAAGTTCGGCAGCAAGGAAGACTGGGCGCCGCGCCTGAAGGAATCGATGGATACGGTCTACAACTACGCGCTGCACGGCAAGGGTGCGATGCCACCGAAGGGCGGATCGACCGCGTCGGACGCCGACGTGAAGGCAGCCGTCGACTACATGGTCAACGCGTCGAAGTAA
- a CDS encoding oxidoreductase, producing MSSLLRIGLMGFGFAGATFHAPVIATSGRTEVAAIATGQPDRARAAYPGARVVPDLDTLLGLDDIECVVIATPNDTHFALARQVLEAGRHVVVDKPVTLTADEALALARLANARSRLFAPFHNRRWDGDFLTVRRVIESGELGRLTYFASHFDRFRPTPRTRWREEPARGGGLLLDLGPHLIDQALALFGVPETVSATVKTRRDNGTAPDFVHLLLGYPDKDVALHASALSAIEPARFTLHGTRGSYQKFGLDTQEDQLKAGLTADDVEFGGGNPPGLLRVLDGEIEVERPVPTLDGQYAEFYRALAASIRDGAPFPVTAQDAVDVMTIIELAAQSEHDGRRLPFVRRMV from the coding sequence ATGTCGTCATTGCTCAGGATTGGTTTGATGGGTTTCGGTTTCGCCGGCGCGACGTTCCACGCGCCCGTGATCGCCACGAGCGGCCGCACTGAAGTCGCCGCGATCGCGACGGGCCAGCCCGATCGCGCACGGGCCGCGTATCCGGGCGCGCGCGTCGTCCCCGACCTCGACACGCTGCTCGGCCTCGACGACATCGAGTGCGTGGTGATCGCCACGCCGAACGACACGCACTTCGCGCTCGCACGCCAGGTGCTCGAAGCCGGCCGTCACGTGGTCGTCGACAAGCCGGTCACGCTCACCGCCGACGAAGCACTTGCGCTCGCGCGGCTCGCGAACGCGCGCAGCCGGCTGTTCGCGCCGTTCCACAACCGCCGCTGGGACGGCGATTTCCTGACCGTGCGCCGTGTCATCGAATCGGGCGAGCTCGGCCGGCTCACCTACTTCGCGTCGCACTTCGACCGCTTCCGGCCGACGCCGCGCACGCGCTGGCGCGAGGAGCCCGCCCGCGGCGGCGGCCTGCTGCTCGACCTCGGCCCGCACCTGATCGACCAGGCGCTCGCGCTGTTCGGCGTGCCGGAAACAGTGAGCGCGACCGTCAAGACGCGCCGCGACAACGGCACGGCGCCCGATTTCGTGCACCTGCTGCTCGGCTATCCGGACAAGGACGTTGCGTTGCACGCGAGCGCGCTGTCGGCGATCGAACCCGCGCGCTTCACGCTGCACGGTACGCGCGGCAGCTACCAGAAGTTCGGGCTCGACACGCAGGAAGACCAGCTCAAGGCCGGCCTCACCGCGGACGACGTCGAGTTCGGCGGCGGCAACCCGCCCGGCCTGTTGCGCGTGCTCGACGGCGAAATCGAAGTCGAGCGCCCGGTGCCGACGCTCGACGGCCAGTACGCGGAGTTCTACCGCGCGCTCGCCGCGTCGATCCGCGACGGCGCGCCGTTCCCCGTCACCGCGCAGGACGCCGTCGACGTGATGACGATCATCGAGCTCGCCGCGCAGAGCGAGCACGACGGCCGCCGGCTGCCGTTCGTGCGCCGCATGGTCTGA
- a CDS encoding UvrD-helicase domain-containing protein — MSAGLNSAQNEAVRYLDGPCLVLAGAGSGKTRVITQKIAHLIEAKGFEPRHIAAVTFTNKAAAEMRERVGKLLEGKTLTTPGKEGRKVPVNQLTVCTFHSLGVQILRQEAEHVGLKPQFSIMDSDDCFGMIQEQLGTTDKGLIRKIQSIISLWKNGLIMPDEAMAIAANEDEHQAALVYRNYVATLHAYQAVDFDDLIRLPAELFAKNEQVRDRWQNKLRYLLIDEYQDTNACQYELLKLLAGPRAAFTAVGDDDQAIYGWRGATLENLAQLGKDFPKLHLVKLEQNYRSTVRILTAANNVIANNPKLFEKKLWSEHGMGDSITVTPCNDEEHEAESVVFRLSAHKFERRAQFRDYAILYRGNFQARIFEQVLRRERIPYVLSGGQSFFDKAEIKDLCAYLRLIANADDDPAFIRAVTTPRRGIGNTTLEALGSFAGQAKVSLFEAVYMGGIEARLSARQVEPLRMFCDFIQRLTERADKEPATVVLDDMMEAIHYEAYLYDAFDERQAQSKWQNVLEFLEWLKRKGTKPETEAVDGEAEGFHNADGLADTGKNLLGLIQTVALMSMLEGKDEDPDAVRLSTVHASKGLEYPHVFLVGVEEGIMPHRGGSEDDGPIDSERIEEERRLMYVAITRAQRSLHLNWCKKRKRARETVVCEPSRFIPEMGLDEAPPPTPEEAPMSPKDRLASLKALLQK; from the coding sequence ATGTCCGCAGGCCTCAATTCCGCCCAGAACGAAGCGGTGCGCTACCTCGACGGTCCCTGTCTCGTGCTCGCCGGCGCGGGCAGCGGCAAGACCCGCGTGATCACGCAGAAGATCGCGCACCTGATCGAAGCGAAAGGCTTCGAGCCGCGCCACATCGCCGCCGTCACGTTCACGAACAAGGCGGCCGCCGAAATGCGCGAGCGCGTGGGGAAGCTGCTCGAGGGCAAGACGCTCACCACGCCCGGCAAGGAAGGCCGCAAGGTGCCCGTCAACCAGCTCACCGTCTGCACGTTCCATTCGCTCGGCGTGCAGATCCTGCGTCAGGAGGCCGAGCACGTCGGCCTGAAGCCGCAGTTCTCGATCATGGATTCGGACGACTGCTTCGGGATGATCCAGGAGCAGCTCGGCACCACCGACAAGGGGCTGATCCGCAAGATCCAGAGCATCATCTCGCTGTGGAAGAACGGCCTGATCATGCCCGACGAGGCGATGGCGATCGCGGCCAACGAGGACGAGCACCAGGCCGCGCTGGTCTACCGCAACTACGTCGCGACGCTGCATGCGTACCAGGCGGTCGACTTCGACGACCTGATCCGCCTGCCCGCCGAGCTGTTCGCGAAGAACGAGCAGGTGCGCGACCGCTGGCAGAACAAGCTGCGCTACCTGCTGATCGACGAGTACCAGGACACCAACGCGTGCCAGTACGAGCTGCTGAAGCTGCTCGCCGGCCCGCGCGCCGCGTTCACGGCGGTCGGCGACGACGACCAGGCGATCTACGGCTGGCGTGGCGCGACGCTCGAGAACCTCGCGCAGCTCGGCAAGGATTTCCCGAAGCTGCACCTGGTCAAGCTCGAGCAGAACTACCGGTCGACGGTGCGGATCCTGACCGCGGCGAACAACGTGATCGCGAACAACCCGAAGCTGTTCGAGAAGAAGCTGTGGTCCGAGCACGGGATGGGCGATTCGATCACCGTCACGCCGTGCAACGACGAGGAGCACGAGGCCGAATCGGTCGTGTTCCGGCTGTCCGCGCACAAGTTCGAGCGGCGCGCGCAGTTCCGCGACTACGCGATCCTGTATCGCGGCAATTTCCAGGCGCGGATCTTCGAGCAGGTGCTGCGGCGCGAGCGGATCCCGTACGTGCTGTCCGGCGGCCAGTCGTTCTTCGACAAGGCCGAGATCAAGGACCTGTGCGCGTACCTGCGGCTGATCGCGAACGCCGACGACGATCCCGCGTTCATCCGCGCGGTCACGACGCCGCGCCGCGGGATCGGCAACACGACGCTCGAGGCGCTCGGCTCGTTCGCTGGGCAGGCGAAGGTGTCGCTGTTCGAGGCCGTGTACATGGGCGGCATCGAGGCGCGGCTGTCCGCGCGCCAGGTCGAGCCGCTCAGGATGTTCTGCGACTTCATCCAGCGCCTGACCGAGCGCGCGGACAAGGAGCCCGCGACCGTCGTGCTCGACGACATGATGGAGGCGATCCACTACGAGGCGTACCTGTACGACGCGTTCGACGAGCGCCAGGCGCAGTCGAAGTGGCAGAACGTCCTCGAATTCCTCGAATGGCTGAAGCGCAAGGGCACGAAGCCCGAGACGGAGGCCGTCGACGGCGAGGCCGAAGGCTTCCACAATGCGGACGGGCTCGCCGATACGGGCAAGAACCTGCTCGGCCTGATCCAGACCGTCGCGCTGATGTCGATGCTCGAGGGCAAGGACGAGGATCCGGATGCCGTGCGGCTGTCGACCGTCCATGCGTCGAAGGGGCTCGAGTATCCGCACGTGTTCCTGGTCGGCGTCGAGGAGGGCATCATGCCGCACCGCGGCGGCAGCGAGGACGACGGCCCGATCGACAGCGAGCGGATCGAGGAAGAGCGCCGGCTGATGTACGTCGCGATCACGCGCGCGCAGCGCAGCCTGCACCTGAACTGGTGCAAGAAGCGCAAGCGGGCGCGCGAGACGGTCGTGTGCGAGCCGTCGCGCTTCATCCCCGAGATGGGCCTCGACGAAGCGCCGCCGCCCACGCCGGAAGAAGCGCCGATGTCGCCGAAGGATCGGCTCGCGAGCCTGAAGGCGTTGCTGCAGAAGTGA
- the gcvP gene encoding aminomethyl-transferring glycine dehydrogenase, whose protein sequence is MKLEHPDRLMNRTPLSLAALETHDAFAERHIGPDAASQQAMLDTLGFASRAALMDAVIPASIRRAETLPLGPFAQPKSEAEALAALRVLADKNQVFRSYIGQGYHDTHTPAVILRNVLENPAWYTAYTPYQPEISQGRLEALLNFQQMVTDLTGLAISNASLLDEATAAAEAMTLLQRTGKPASNVFYVADDVLPQTLEVIRTRALPIGIEIKTGPAADAAQANAFGVLLQYPGVNGDVRDYRALTEAIHAAGGHVVVAADLLALTVLTPPGEWGADVAIGNTQRFGVPMGFGGPHAAYLAVRDEFKRQMPGRLVGVTVDAQGKPALRLALQTREQHIRREKATSNVCTAQALLAIMASMYAVYHGPHGLKTIALRVNRIAALFAAGVKQLGFATVNDTFFDTLTIDTGARTAQVHEFAKAKRINLRRVSDTQVGVSVDETTTRDDLADLLTVFAQAAGGTAPAVDALDAGLAGVAALPAGLDRTSAYLTHHVFNRHHSETEMLRYLRSLSDKDLALDRSMIPLGSCTMKLNATSEMLPVTWPEFGGIHPFAPADQTVGYREMIDQLEQMLVAATGYAAVSLQPNAGSQGEYAGLLIIHAYHASRGEAHRDVCLIPASAHGTNPASAHMAGMKVVVVACDAQGNVDIADLKAKAEQHSKDLAAIMITYPSTHGVFEQNVREICEIVHAHGGQVYVDGANMNAMVGLTAPGQFGGDVSHLNLHKTFCIPHGGGGPGVGPVAVGAHLAKFLPNQRSTGYARDENGIGAVSAAPYGSASILPISWMYIAMMGAKNLTAATETAILNANYIAKRLAPHYPVLYSGPGGLVAHECILDLRPIKDSSGISVDDVAKRLMDYGFHAPTMSFPVPGTLMVEPTESESQEELDRFIAAMIAIREEIRAVEEGRADREDNPLRHAPHTAAVVTANEWPHAYSREQAAYPVASLGTNKYWPPVGRADNAYGDRNLFCSCVPMSEYA, encoded by the coding sequence ATGAAGCTCGAACACCCGGACCGCCTGATGAACCGCACGCCCCTCTCGCTCGCCGCGCTCGAAACGCACGACGCGTTCGCCGAACGCCATATCGGCCCCGACGCCGCCAGCCAGCAGGCCATGCTCGATACGCTCGGCTTCGCGTCGCGCGCCGCCCTGATGGACGCCGTGATCCCGGCCTCGATCCGCCGCGCCGAAACGCTGCCGCTCGGCCCGTTCGCGCAGCCGAAGAGCGAGGCCGAAGCCCTCGCCGCGCTGCGGGTTCTCGCGGACAAGAACCAGGTGTTCCGCTCGTATATCGGCCAGGGTTACCACGACACGCACACGCCGGCGGTGATCCTGCGCAACGTGCTCGAAAACCCGGCGTGGTACACGGCCTACACGCCGTACCAGCCCGAAATTTCCCAGGGCCGCCTCGAGGCGCTCCTGAACTTCCAGCAGATGGTGACCGACCTCACGGGCCTCGCGATCTCGAACGCGTCGCTGCTCGATGAAGCGACCGCCGCGGCCGAAGCGATGACGCTGCTGCAGCGCACCGGCAAGCCGGCGTCGAACGTGTTCTACGTCGCCGACGACGTGCTGCCGCAGACGCTCGAAGTGATCCGCACGCGCGCGCTGCCGATCGGCATCGAGATCAAGACGGGCCCGGCCGCCGACGCGGCACAGGCGAACGCGTTCGGCGTGCTGCTGCAATACCCGGGCGTGAACGGCGACGTGCGCGACTACCGCGCACTCACCGAAGCGATCCACGCGGCCGGCGGCCACGTGGTCGTCGCGGCCGACCTGCTCGCGCTCACCGTGCTGACGCCGCCCGGCGAATGGGGCGCGGACGTCGCGATCGGCAACACGCAGCGCTTCGGTGTGCCGATGGGCTTCGGCGGCCCGCACGCCGCGTATCTCGCGGTGCGCGATGAATTCAAGCGCCAGATGCCGGGCCGCCTCGTCGGCGTGACGGTCGACGCGCAGGGCAAGCCCGCGCTGCGCCTCGCGCTGCAAACCCGCGAACAGCACATCCGCCGCGAGAAGGCGACGTCGAACGTGTGTACCGCGCAGGCGCTGCTCGCGATCATGGCCAGCATGTACGCGGTCTACCACGGCCCGCACGGGCTGAAGACGATCGCGCTGCGCGTGAACCGCATCGCGGCGCTGTTCGCCGCCGGCGTGAAGCAGCTCGGCTTCGCGACCGTCAACGACACGTTCTTCGACACGCTGACGATCGACACCGGCGCGCGCACCGCGCAGGTTCACGAATTCGCGAAGGCGAAGCGCATCAACCTGCGCCGCGTGAGCGACACGCAAGTCGGCGTGTCGGTCGACGAAACGACGACGCGCGACGACCTCGCCGATCTCCTCACCGTGTTCGCGCAGGCCGCAGGCGGCACCGCGCCGGCCGTCGACGCGCTGGACGCAGGCCTCGCCGGCGTCGCCGCGCTGCCGGCCGGCCTCGACCGCACGAGCGCGTACCTGACGCACCACGTGTTCAACCGCCACCATTCCGAAACCGAAATGCTGCGCTACCTGCGCAGCCTGTCGGACAAGGATCTCGCGCTCGACCGCTCGATGATCCCGCTCGGCTCGTGCACGATGAAGCTGAACGCGACGTCGGAAATGCTGCCCGTCACGTGGCCCGAGTTCGGCGGCATCCACCCGTTCGCGCCGGCCGACCAGACCGTCGGCTACCGCGAGATGATCGACCAGCTCGAGCAGATGCTCGTCGCGGCCACCGGCTACGCGGCCGTGTCGCTGCAGCCGAACGCTGGCTCGCAGGGCGAGTACGCGGGCCTGCTGATCATCCACGCGTACCACGCATCGCGCGGCGAAGCCCACCGCGACGTGTGCCTGATCCCGGCGTCCGCGCACGGCACGAACCCGGCATCCGCGCACATGGCCGGCATGAAGGTCGTGGTCGTCGCCTGCGACGCGCAGGGCAACGTCGACATCGCCGACCTGAAGGCGAAGGCCGAGCAGCACTCGAAGGACCTCGCGGCGATCATGATCACGTATCCGTCGACGCACGGCGTGTTCGAGCAGAACGTCCGCGAGATCTGCGAGATCGTGCATGCGCACGGCGGCCAGGTGTACGTCGACGGCGCGAACATGAACGCGATGGTCGGCCTGACCGCGCCGGGCCAGTTCGGCGGCGACGTGTCGCACCTGAACCTGCACAAGACCTTCTGCATCCCGCACGGCGGCGGCGGCCCGGGCGTCGGCCCGGTCGCGGTCGGCGCGCACCTCGCGAAGTTCCTGCCGAACCAGCGTTCGACCGGCTACGCGCGCGACGAAAACGGCATCGGCGCGGTGTCGGCCGCCCCGTACGGCTCGGCGTCGATCCTGCCGATCTCGTGGATGTACATCGCGATGATGGGCGCGAAGAACCTGACCGCCGCGACGGAAACCGCGATCCTCAACGCGAACTACATCGCGAAGCGCCTCGCGCCGCACTACCCGGTGCTGTACTCGGGCCCGGGCGGGCTGGTCGCGCACGAATGCATTCTCGACCTGCGTCCGATCAAGGATTCGAGCGGCATCAGCGTCGACGACGTCGCGAAGCGCCTGATGGACTACGGCTTCCACGCGCCGACGATGAGCTTCCCGGTGCCGGGCACGCTGATGGTCGAGCCGACCGAATCGGAATCGCAGGAAGAACTCGACCGCTTCATCGCCGCGATGATCGCGATCCGCGAGGAAATCCGCGCGGTCGAGGAAGGCCGCGCCGACCGCGAGGACAACCCGCTGCGTCACGCGCCGCACACGGCGGCCGTCGTCACCGCGAACGAATGGCCGCACGCGTACTCGCGCGAGCAGGCTGCGTACCCGGTCGCATCGCTCGGCACGAACAAGTACTGGCCGCCGGTCGGCCGCGCGGACAATGCGTACGGCGACCGCAACCTGTTCTGCTCGTGCGTGCCGATGTCGGAATACGCATAA
- the gcvT gene encoding glycine cleavage system aminomethyltransferase GcvT, which yields MTALNHTPLNAAHRALNARMVDFGGWDMPVNYGSQIEEHEAVRTDAGMFDVSHMCVVDFTGSRVRAFFEHAIANNVGKLKTPGKALYTCLLNPQGGVVDDLIVYYFTEDFFRVVVNAGTAEKDIAWFNTLNEQGGYGLTIAPRRDFAIVAVQGPNAREKVWTTVPAARAATSELKPFNAAQVAGTPFGDLTVARTGYTGEDGFEVIVPAVHVVALWNALQQNGVRPCGLGARDTLRLEAGMNLYGQDMDDTVSPLDAGLAWTVDLTAPRDFIGRAALERDGTRAAFVGLILQKENGKAGGVLRAHQKVVTPHGEGEITSGTFSPSMQESIAFARVPAAVQVGDTVQVQIRDKNLPARVVKLPFVRNGKVLAA from the coding sequence ATGACTGCACTGAATCACACCCCGCTCAACGCCGCGCACCGCGCGCTCAATGCCCGCATGGTCGACTTCGGCGGCTGGGACATGCCCGTCAACTACGGCTCGCAGATCGAAGAACACGAAGCCGTGCGCACCGACGCCGGCATGTTCGACGTGTCGCACATGTGCGTCGTCGATTTCACCGGCAGCCGCGTGCGCGCGTTCTTCGAGCACGCGATCGCGAACAACGTCGGCAAGCTGAAGACGCCCGGCAAGGCGCTCTACACGTGCCTGCTCAATCCGCAGGGCGGCGTCGTCGACGACCTGATCGTCTATTACTTCACCGAAGATTTCTTCCGCGTCGTCGTCAATGCCGGCACCGCCGAGAAAGACATCGCGTGGTTCAACACGCTCAACGAGCAAGGCGGCTACGGCCTCACGATCGCGCCGCGCCGCGATTTCGCGATCGTCGCCGTTCAGGGCCCGAACGCCCGCGAAAAGGTCTGGACGACGGTGCCCGCCGCGCGCGCCGCGACGAGCGAGCTGAAGCCGTTCAACGCCGCGCAGGTCGCCGGCACGCCGTTCGGCGATCTCACCGTCGCGCGCACCGGCTATACCGGTGAAGACGGCTTCGAGGTGATCGTCCCGGCCGTGCACGTCGTAGCGCTGTGGAACGCACTGCAGCAAAACGGCGTGCGCCCGTGCGGGCTCGGCGCGCGCGACACGTTGCGCCTCGAGGCCGGCATGAACCTGTACGGCCAGGACATGGACGACACCGTGTCGCCGCTCGACGCGGGCCTCGCGTGGACGGTCGACCTCACCGCGCCGCGCGACTTCATCGGCCGCGCCGCGCTCGAACGCGACGGCACGCGCGCCGCGTTCGTCGGCCTGATCCTGCAGAAGGAAAACGGCAAGGCGGGCGGCGTGCTGCGCGCACACCAGAAGGTCGTCACGCCGCACGGCGAAGGCGAGATCACGAGCGGCACGTTCTCGCCGTCGATGCAGGAATCGATCGCGTTCGCACGCGTGCCGGCGGCCGTCCAGGTCGGCGACACGGTCCAGGTGCAAATTCGCGACAAGAATCTTCCCGCGCGCGTGGTAAAACTGCCGTTCGTGCGCAACGGCAAGGTCCTCGCTGCGTAA